A single genomic interval of Oenanthe melanoleuca isolate GR-GAL-2019-014 chromosome 13, OMel1.0, whole genome shotgun sequence harbors:
- the CD14 gene encoding monocyte differentiation antigen CD14 isoform X2 has product MNVAVLLLLGLGLLVAEGRRDRCFFNRTQEYCVCYNLSEETMSSIIQCLSATVVEFQGGDLEKYIAFPIRDLDSSAIETLGSLVIQKIIIGNVLVPEILLARVLRFFSYTHVQELAFESCIFQGTGNWSAMDGQTLPIVSLSFHNVTSSPLTGHEQAFSSLGRWLGTLQELAVTGSRVTRLPCAVGRVFGALRSLSLAQNSLGDGSLAPAFCQGAFPRLQELSLRHNSLSSYHSVCEGVGLLLELRQLDLSHNQLVANSSSSSCQWPASLRHFNLSSAGLDEVLMPLPPNLEVLDMSHNHLRALDLLLSSLKKLYLSQNLLRAVPSIRNYPRLDTLHLDNNSISELPRAEVTLLGHLQDVAVADNPFSCSCSGAGGLQALAASGHLGQGWPEQYRCQSPAQFQGWPVAQVPVSVLRCHLAAVVAPLCVVLALLGVAGAVCLLRTRPCSRA; this is encoded by the coding sequence ATgaatgtggctgtgctgctgctcctggggctggggctgctggtggcagaagGCAGAAGAGACAGGTGTTTCTTCAACCGCACTCAGGAATACTGTGTGTGCTACAACCTGTCCGAGGAGACCATGAGCAGCATCATCCAGTGCCTCTCGGCAACTGTGGTGGAGTTCCAGGGCGGAGATCTGGAGAAATACATAGCCTTCCCCATCAGGGACCTGGACTCCTCTGCCATTGAAACTCTGGGCTCCCTTGTCATCCAGAAAATAATAATTGGGAATGTCCTGGTGCCTGAGATACTCCTCGCCCGTGTGCTGAGGTTCTTCTCCTACACCCATGTGCAGGAGCTGGCCTTTGAGAGCTGCATTTTCCAGGGGACGGGCAACTGGAGTGCCATGGATGGCCAGACCTTGCCCATAGTGTCCCTGAGCTTCCACAACGTGACCTCCTCCCCGCTGACGGGCCATGAGCAGGCCTTCTCCAGCCTGGGCAGGTGGCTGGggaccctgcaggagctggctgtCACCGGCTCCCGTGTCACCAGGCTGCCCTGTGCCGTGGGGAGGGTGTTCGGGGCGCTGCGCtccctgagcctggcacagaacAGCCTCGGGGACGGCAGCCTGGCCCCCGCCTTCTGCCAGGGAGCTTTCCCTCGGCTCCAGGAGCTGAGTCTGCGCCACAACAGCCTCAGCTCCTACCACAGCGTGTGTGAGGGcgtggggctgctgctggagctccgGCAGCTCGATCTCAGCCACAACCAGCTCGTGGCAAactcatcctcctcctcctgccagtgGCCAGCATCCCTCCGGCACTTTAACCTGTCCAGCGCTGGCTTGGATGAAGTGCTGATGCCGCTGCCTCCCAACCTCGAGGTGTTGGACATGAGCCACAACCACCTCCGTGCTCTAGATCTCCTCCTCAGCTCCCTGAAGAAGCTCTACCTGAGTCAAAACCTGCTGCGGGCCGTCCCCTCCATCAGGAATTACCCCAGGCTGGACACCCTTCACCTGGACAACAACTCCATTTCGGAGCTGCCGCGGGCTGAGGTGACGCTCCTGGGGCACCTGCAGGACGTGGCCGTGGCTGACAACCCCTTCAGCTGCTCGTGCTCCggggcaggggggctgcaggctctggcagcctcggggcacctggggcagggctggcccgAGCAGTACAGGTGCCAGTCCCCGGCGCAGTTCCAGGGCTGGCCGGTGGCACAGGTGCCGGTGTCGGTGCTGCGCTGTCACCTCGCCGCCGTGGTGGCCCCGCTCTGCGTcgtcctggccctgctgggtgTGGCTGGGGCCGTGTGTCTGCTCAGGACCAggccctgcagcagagcctga
- the CD14 gene encoding monocyte differentiation antigen CD14 isoform X1 encodes MELSTWSLWHPSPGFGSSWRKQKWSKETFGCELAVFRLFTMNVAVLLLLGLGLLVAEGRRDRCFFNRTQEYCVCYNLSEETMSSIIQCLSATVVEFQGGDLEKYIAFPIRDLDSSAIETLGSLVIQKIIIGNVLVPEILLARVLRFFSYTHVQELAFESCIFQGTGNWSAMDGQTLPIVSLSFHNVTSSPLTGHEQAFSSLGRWLGTLQELAVTGSRVTRLPCAVGRVFGALRSLSLAQNSLGDGSLAPAFCQGAFPRLQELSLRHNSLSSYHSVCEGVGLLLELRQLDLSHNQLVANSSSSSCQWPASLRHFNLSSAGLDEVLMPLPPNLEVLDMSHNHLRALDLLLSSLKKLYLSQNLLRAVPSIRNYPRLDTLHLDNNSISELPRAEVTLLGHLQDVAVADNPFSCSCSGAGGLQALAASGHLGQGWPEQYRCQSPAQFQGWPVAQVPVSVLRCHLAAVVAPLCVVLALLGVAGAVCLLRTRPCSRA; translated from the exons ATGGAGCTGAGCACTTGGAGCCTTTGGCACCCCAGCCCGGGatttggcagcagctggaggaagcagAAGTGGAGCAAGGAAACTTTTGGGTGTGAGCTGGCTG TTTTTAGGTTGTTCACCATgaatgtggctgtgctgctgctcctggggctggggctgctggtggcagaagGCAGAAGAGACAGGTGTTTCTTCAACCGCACTCAGGAATACTGTGTGTGCTACAACCTGTCCGAGGAGACCATGAGCAGCATCATCCAGTGCCTCTCGGCAACTGTGGTGGAGTTCCAGGGCGGAGATCTGGAGAAATACATAGCCTTCCCCATCAGGGACCTGGACTCCTCTGCCATTGAAACTCTGGGCTCCCTTGTCATCCAGAAAATAATAATTGGGAATGTCCTGGTGCCTGAGATACTCCTCGCCCGTGTGCTGAGGTTCTTCTCCTACACCCATGTGCAGGAGCTGGCCTTTGAGAGCTGCATTTTCCAGGGGACGGGCAACTGGAGTGCCATGGATGGCCAGACCTTGCCCATAGTGTCCCTGAGCTTCCACAACGTGACCTCCTCCCCGCTGACGGGCCATGAGCAGGCCTTCTCCAGCCTGGGCAGGTGGCTGGggaccctgcaggagctggctgtCACCGGCTCCCGTGTCACCAGGCTGCCCTGTGCCGTGGGGAGGGTGTTCGGGGCGCTGCGCtccctgagcctggcacagaacAGCCTCGGGGACGGCAGCCTGGCCCCCGCCTTCTGCCAGGGAGCTTTCCCTCGGCTCCAGGAGCTGAGTCTGCGCCACAACAGCCTCAGCTCCTACCACAGCGTGTGTGAGGGcgtggggctgctgctggagctccgGCAGCTCGATCTCAGCCACAACCAGCTCGTGGCAAactcatcctcctcctcctgccagtgGCCAGCATCCCTCCGGCACTTTAACCTGTCCAGCGCTGGCTTGGATGAAGTGCTGATGCCGCTGCCTCCCAACCTCGAGGTGTTGGACATGAGCCACAACCACCTCCGTGCTCTAGATCTCCTCCTCAGCTCCCTGAAGAAGCTCTACCTGAGTCAAAACCTGCTGCGGGCCGTCCCCTCCATCAGGAATTACCCCAGGCTGGACACCCTTCACCTGGACAACAACTCCATTTCGGAGCTGCCGCGGGCTGAGGTGACGCTCCTGGGGCACCTGCAGGACGTGGCCGTGGCTGACAACCCCTTCAGCTGCTCGTGCTCCggggcaggggggctgcaggctctggcagcctcggggcacctggggcagggctggcccgAGCAGTACAGGTGCCAGTCCCCGGCGCAGTTCCAGGGCTGGCCGGTGGCACAGGTGCCGGTGTCGGTGCTGCGCTGTCACCTCGCCGCCGTGGTGGCCCCGCTCTGCGTcgtcctggccctgctgggtgTGGCTGGGGCCGTGTGTCTGCTCAGGACCAggccctgcagcagagcctga